The genomic interval ATGGTTTCAATCATTTAATCCGACGTTTAGTTCTGATGGAAAATATTTATATTTTGTTTCTGAACGAAGCTTTAATCCTACTTATAATAATATTGAATGGAATCACGCATATTTTGACATGGCAAAAATTTATTGTGTGCCTTTGCGAAAAGATGTAAAAAATCCTTTTGAACCGAAATCTGATGAAGTCCTTGTTAAAGATAGTACCGATAAGAAAGAAGATACAAAGGAAGAGAAGAAAGATCCTAAAAGTATTGCAAAAAAAGCGGAAGTAAAACCTACAGAAACTCTAAATCAAGCAATTGATTTTGATGGAATTGTTGACCGTGTGATTGAAATACCTGGTAGTCCAGGAAATTATTTTGGGGTTGAAGCAATAGGAGATAAAATTTACTATTTTAAATCTTCATTGAGAGATAAAATGAAATTCTTTATTTATGATTTAATAGCACAAAAAGAAACGGAACTGGGTACAGATATCCGGGGTTATTCTTTTACTCCGGATGGTAAGAAGGCAATGCTTTCTGCCAATAATAATTTCTATATTATCGATGCCCCATCCGCTAAAGTGAATTTAGAAAATCCTTTGAATCTTAATGACATGAAGTTATGGCTTGATAGATCTGCAGAATGGAGTCAAATTTATAATGAATGCTGGAGACAAATGCGGGATTTTGTTTATGATCCAACTTTGCATGGCGTAGATTGGAAGGGTCTTAAGACGAATTATGCTCAATTACTGCCGTATGTAAATCACCGGACAGATTTAACCTATATCATCGGAGAATTAATTGGTGAGATTTGTTTGGGACATTCTTATGTTGGTGGTGGAGATTATCTAAAACCTGAACGAATTCCAATGGGTCTTTTAGGTGCTCAAATTGTAAAAGATCCTTCTGGTTATATTAAAATTACAAAGATCTTAAAAGGTGAAAATTGGGATAAAAACGTGAGATCTCCATTAACAGAAATGGGTGTGAATATTAAAGAAGGTGATTTTATTTTAGCAGTTGATGGGAATTCGACAAAAGATGTAGCCGATTTTTACCAATTGTTGATTGGTACCGCAGATAAGCAAGTTCGGTTGAAAGTAAATACTGTAGCAAACGAAGCGGGCGCTCGAATTGTAACTGTAATTCCTATTGGTGATGAACAAAAATTATATTATTATAATTGGGTACAAAAAAATATAGATAAAGTTACCAAGGCTACAAATGGTAGAGTAGGCTATTTGCATATTCCAAATATGGGGAGTGATGGCTTAAATGAATTTGTGAAGTATTATTATGCACAATTGAATAGAGAAGCATTAATTGTGGATGATCGTGGAAATGGTGGTGGAAATGTATCTCCACATATCATTGAACGTTTACGCAGAGAACCTGTTCAAATCACCGTAAGTAGAAATGGTAAACCAACCTATGAACCGGTGGAACAGATTATTGGCCCTAAAGTAGCATTAGTGGATGAATATTCTGCAAGTGATGGGGATATATTCGCATACCGATTCCGGAAACATAAAATTGGGACTATTATTGGAAAAAGAACCTGGGGTGGAGTAGTAGGAATTCGTGGAAGTTTGCCTATAGTAGATGGTGGTTTTTTAAATCGACCAGAGTTTGCCCGTTATGATGTCGATGGCACCAAATGGGAAATTGAAGGTTATGGTGTTGACCCAGATATTATTATTGAAAATGATCCATATAAAGCTTTCATGGGGGAGGATCAACAATTGGATAAAGCAATTGAGGTGATCCTGGATCAGATGAAAGGAAAATCCTATAAAGAGGCTGCACCACCACCGTTTCCTAAACGATAGCCATTAAATGAAAGGCTAAAGGCTGAAGAACGCTGTCAAGGATGCTTTTATATGTGATGCATTCGCTTGCTACTGCATCCTATAGCAACATTTCTGATGGTCTTTAAATTTGCAGGAGAATAGCTTGTTTCACTCAGGTAACGCCTGGTTTTGTATCTTTAATTTATCGATAGAACAATCGGCTTGGTCTAATTCAAAGCTTTAATCTTCTGAAAAATGAACCCAATCCAAAGTTTTGGAGTTTATTGGTTGAGAATTCTGAGTTCATTTATTAATTGAATAAAAGAATCCTGGAAAGAAATTATTTTAAATTTTATAAACAGTTTTCGAGCTGTTGCAATTTTAATTGAAATTAATAATAAACTCAAATGAAAATAAACCCAACAAATTTTATTCTATTCTTCTTTTTAATTACCTGCGTTTCCTTTAGTTTGAATGCGCAAATAATGGGTGGCATGGGTAAACCTTCTGGACCTCCTCCGGAGGGCAAAATCCAGGGTGAAGTTTACGATAGTGTAACAAAAACACCATTGGCATTTGCGAATATTTTAATTCAGGAAGCACTGGAGAAAAAAGATGTTGATGGCGGACTTACAGAAGATGATGGAAAATTTAAAATTAAAGGACTTAAGAATGCCAAATACAATGTAATCGTTTCTTTCCTGGGATACCAATCTAAAGTTATGGGCCCTTTTAAAATAAATAAGGATGTAGTTGAGTATAATTTAGGAAAAATTTATTTGGTTTCAAACGTGAATAATTTAGAGGAAGTTACTGTTGTTGGGCAAAAAGATCTCATCGAGAACAAGATTGACCGCATGGTTTATAATGCAGATCGGGATGTGACTTCTAAAGGTGGAAATGCTGCGGATGTACTTCGAAAAACACCTTTGCTAACAGTCGATTTGGAAGGTAATGTATCTATGCGTGGGAGCAGTAATCTTAAAATTTTAATTAATGGCAAACCTTCTTCGATTATGTCTTCAAGTGTTCCGGATGCATTGCGAATGATTCCTGCAGATGTTATAGAAAAAGTAGAAGTCATAACAAATCCAGGTGCAAAGTATGATGCAGAAGGTACTGGAGGGATTATTAACATTGTCACTAAAACTAAAAAAATTCAAGGCGTAAGTGGGTCTATATATGCCAGCGCAGGAACGAAAAGTAGCAGCCTAGGCACGAATTTATCAGTACGCATGGGTCAAATTGGTTTTAATGCAAATGTTGGTGGTTATTTATGGAGAGGGAAGGGTGAATCCAATATTGATAGAGAGAATTTATTGATCCCAATAAATCCTTATTTTAAACAAACCGGAACTTCATCAAATATAGGAGGAGGTATGTATGGTCAAATTGGGGGAGATTATGATATTGATAGTAAAAATTCAATTTCATTAACCACTAGATTCCCTTTAAATCTTTTTAAAAACACGAATGGTCTTACTACCTTCCAAGGAGATACCATTGGAGCTTTGCCCTTTTTATTCAGAAGAGAAAGCGATGTTTTGAATTTTACATTTGGAACAGATATTAATTTGGATTATAAAAAAACGTATGGAAAAGATACCGACCGTGAATTCGGTATATCAGCTCAATATTCCTATAGCAATAAAAAAAGTGATTATGAAACGGATCAATTTGATGAAGTTGGACTTTTGAATTATAATGAAACGAGTCCGAATCTTGGATTGAATAAAGAATTTACATTTGCTGCAGATTATCTACATCCATTTTCAAAAAGTATCAATCTCGAAGTAGGTGCAAAAACCATCCTTCGGAATGTTTACAGTGATATCTATTATGACACTTTAAATATTCCTGCAAATCAATACTTAAGAGATCACAGCAGAGATAATATTTTTGATTATGATCAGGATGTTGCGGCTGCATATTCTCAATTGACCTTTCCGATTAATACGAGTTTAAAAGCCAGAGCCGGAATCCGGTATGAGCACACTTTTATTAATGGCATGACAGATGCTGATGGAAATGATTTTAAAAATGATTATGCAAGCTGGATTCCATCTGGACTCTTAGCTTATACCTTAAAGGATAAATCAACTTTAAAATTTTCCTACTCTAGAAGAATTCAGAGACCTAGTATGTTTTATTTGAATCCGTATGTTAATTACAATGACCCTACGAATATATCCTATGGTAATCCGGAATTAAAGCCTGAGTTGACAGAATCATTTGAAATGAGTTATTCTTTAACAAAGGATATAAAAAATGCAACCATAGCAGTGTATCATAAAGTTACGAATGATCTTATCGATAATTATCGTTTTGTAGATACTCTGGGAAGAACGAATTCAACGTATAATAACCTGGCTACAAATTATTCTTCTGGTATGAGTATTAATGGTGGGATTATGAAATTGGGCAAGATCATATTAAATGGTACCATCAACTTATATTATCAAAAAGTGGAAAGTTCTCAGTTTGATGGATTGCAGAATGATGCGTTTAGTTATAGCGCAAATGGATTTGCCAATGTGAATATCACGCCAACGCTTGGCATTACTTTTTGGGGCTTTGTAAATTCACCTAAATTGACGACACAAGGAAAACAAAATAGCTATTTTCTGTATAGTATTGGACTCCGCAAAGATTTATGGAAGAAAATGGGAGGCTTGACAATTGGTGTTGACAATCCTTTCCATCCAAAATTAAATTTAGGCTCTGAATTTAAATCTACTTCATTCTCCTATAAAGCTGAAAACCAATTTGAAGGTTGGGGATTAAGAGTAAGTCTGGATTACCGTTTTGGTAAAATGGAATTTGGGGGTTCTCAAAAGAAGCGTAAAGGCAATCTTAATGACGACCTTAAACAAGGTGAAGGAGAGCGCGGTGGAAATTAAAAAGGAATTCCTAACCAGGGCATTCTATTGCTTTCGTTTTTTAGAATATTAGGTTTTGTTGTTGCCATTTTATACCTTGCCTTTGTCGATAAATTTTACGGGATTTAAACCATAAAAAAAGCTGTTTCGATTTCTCGAAACAGCCGTATGTACTGATTTTATTGAATTTAATTTGCAATCATAAATTTGCGTACAAATGTATTTGTACCATCCTTTATTTTTATAAAATAGCTTCCATTTTTTAAATTAGATATAGGAATCATGCATTCTATTTCATTACAATGATGCTGTGATAATTTTCGACCCATAGGATCGAAAATTTCTAAATAAAGTGGAGGTAATGATTCTGATGGATTCACTACATAAATAAAGTCCATGGCAGGATTTGGGTAAACGAATGGAACCTCATAATTGATATCATTTTCTCTATTTAGTAAGCTGCCACCAAATGGAATATCTGATATGCCAAAGCGATTTGTTTTGGTATATTCTGGGCATAATACCGGTGATAATACTTGAATGTATTGCACCTTAGTTACAACATTACTTCCGTTTGAATTTCTGACTAAAAGTCGGATGGTATATTTACCTTTTTTATTGAAAACTACAGTAGGATTTTTTTCTGTTGAGAATGCAGGAATGCCATTTTCAAACTGCCATTCCCAATCTGTAACATCAATAGATGCCTTTTCATTAAATTTTACTGTAAAAGGGGCACATCCACGAATTGTGTCTGCCGAGAAATTTACTTTTGGTACTAAATATACAGCAATATGTTTTGAAAACGTATCTAATCCACATTCATTTTGAACAATTAGTTTCACATCAAATTCTCCTTCAACTTGATAATCATGTGTTGGATTTTCTTCAAAACTTGCTTTATTATCACCAAAATCCCAGAAGTAATTTGTAGCACCAATTGCTTGATGCGTAAAGAAGGATTTAAAACCGGATATGGAATTTGTAAAACTAGCGGTAGGTTCCGTTTTAACTTCAATATAATTCGTAATCCCAATGGAGTCGGAGAAAAAATTATTGTAAGCAAATAAACTTACATTAAATTTTCCAACAGTATTATAAGTGACAATAGGATTTTTATCCGTGCTTGTTGAAGGATTTCCACCTGGAAAATACCATCTGTATAAATTTGCAGCTGCGGTCGATGTGTTATTGAATTGAACTTGAAATGGTAGACAACCTTGATGATCATTTACCTGAAATCCAGCTATTGGTTTTGTGCCAATTGTAATTATTGTTTTAGCAGTATCCTTTCCACAGGCATTATTTACAATATAGAGAACTTCATATCGACCTTCTAAATAAGTATGTGATGGCAACGTATCTGTACTTGTATTATTAGGCCTGGTAGGGTCACCAAAAATCCAAAAATGAGATTTGGCAAATTTGCTTTGGGCATTGAAAGATACTGTATTCCCATTGATGGTATATGTAAATTCTGCATCCGGGAGACTATCAAT from Saprospiraceae bacterium carries:
- a CDS encoding PD40 domain-containing protein, whose amino-acid sequence is MNYTIKVLFLLLFLSNISIAQEARLLRFPTISNDQIVFTYAGDLYTVSTTGGTARKLTNHVGYEMFARFSPDGKRLAFTGQYDGNTEVYIMPAQGGEPKRISYTATLNRDDVSDRMGPNNICMTWRDNENIVYRSRWRDFNDWKGQLYLCNINGGLSEQLPFNQGGFCSYSPDKSKLAYNHMFREFRTWKRYKGGQADDIRIFDFNTKQSSKITDNNSQDIIPMWIGNKIYYLSDRDARMNLFSYDLNSKQTKKITTFKDFDCKFPSHNGQWIVFENGGYIYKLNATTDQFEKVNISIQEDFVSGRNKYIQVKDNIGSWDIGSDGNRAVFSARGDIFTVPAKNGVIRNLTKSSGAHDRDPAWSPNGKYIAYISDASGEDEVYLLQADGTQEAVQLTKNGDNYKYGIRWSPDSKMILFSDRKQRLFYVNIQSKESVTIQTNEVFEMNDYNWSPDSKYVCYTNPERKNNSTIYIYSIVEKKNFPITEIWFQSFNPTFSSDGKYLYFVSERSFNPTYNNIEWNHAYFDMAKIYCVPLRKDVKNPFEPKSDEVLVKDSTDKKEDTKEEKKDPKSIAKKAEVKPTETLNQAIDFDGIVDRVIEIPGSPGNYFGVEAIGDKIYYFKSSLRDKMKFFIYDLIAQKETELGTDIRGYSFTPDGKKAMLSANNNFYIIDAPSAKVNLENPLNLNDMKLWLDRSAEWSQIYNECWRQMRDFVYDPTLHGVDWKGLKTNYAQLLPYVNHRTDLTYIIGELIGEICLGHSYVGGGDYLKPERIPMGLLGAQIVKDPSGYIKITKILKGENWDKNVRSPLTEMGVNIKEGDFILAVDGNSTKDVADFYQLLIGTADKQVRLKVNTVANEAGARIVTVIPIGDEQKLYYYNWVQKNIDKVTKATNGRVGYLHIPNMGSDGLNEFVKYYYAQLNREALIVDDRGNGGGNVSPHIIERLRREPVQITVSRNGKPTYEPVEQIIGPKVALVDEYSASDGDIFAYRFRKHKIGTIIGKRTWGGVVGIRGSLPIVDGGFLNRPEFARYDVDGTKWEIEGYGVDPDIIIENDPYKAFMGEDQQLDKAIEVILDQMKGKSYKEAAPPPFPKR
- a CDS encoding TonB-dependent receptor, which gives rise to MKINPTNFILFFFLITCVSFSLNAQIMGGMGKPSGPPPEGKIQGEVYDSVTKTPLAFANILIQEALEKKDVDGGLTEDDGKFKIKGLKNAKYNVIVSFLGYQSKVMGPFKINKDVVEYNLGKIYLVSNVNNLEEVTVVGQKDLIENKIDRMVYNADRDVTSKGGNAADVLRKTPLLTVDLEGNVSMRGSSNLKILINGKPSSIMSSSVPDALRMIPADVIEKVEVITNPGAKYDAEGTGGIINIVTKTKKIQGVSGSIYASAGTKSSSLGTNLSVRMGQIGFNANVGGYLWRGKGESNIDRENLLIPINPYFKQTGTSSNIGGGMYGQIGGDYDIDSKNSISLTTRFPLNLFKNTNGLTTFQGDTIGALPFLFRRESDVLNFTFGTDINLDYKKTYGKDTDREFGISAQYSYSNKKSDYETDQFDEVGLLNYNETSPNLGLNKEFTFAADYLHPFSKSINLEVGAKTILRNVYSDIYYDTLNIPANQYLRDHSRDNIFDYDQDVAAAYSQLTFPINTSLKARAGIRYEHTFINGMTDADGNDFKNDYASWIPSGLLAYTLKDKSTLKFSYSRRIQRPSMFYLNPYVNYNDPTNISYGNPELKPELTESFEMSYSLTKDIKNATIAVYHKVTNDLIDNYRFVDTLGRTNSTYNNLATNYSSGMSINGGIMKLGKIILNGTINLYYQKVESSQFDGLQNDAFSYSANGFANVNITPTLGITFWGFVNSPKLTTQGKQNSYFLYSIGLRKDLWKKMGGLTIGVDNPFHPKLNLGSEFKSTSFSYKAENQFEGWGLRVSLDYRFGKMEFGGSQKKRKGNLNDDLKQGEGERGGN